The DNA window CTGAACGGCGACGATCTGCCGCTAAAGCTCAATCTATTGGCTTTGCAGCCAGGGGCTGGCGAGCATGCGTTTGCCTGGCAAGAAGAACGTATCGCGTCCATGACCTTAACTTCAGGGTCGACGGGGCTGCCGAAAGCGGCAGTTCATACTTTTCGCGCCCACCTCGCCAGTGCCGAAGGCGTGCTGGCGATGATCCCGCTTGCGCCGGAAGATGACTGGTTGCTGTCGCTGCCGTTGTTTCACGTTTCCGGCCAGGGCATTCTCTGGCGCTGGCTGCATGCGGGCGCTGTCCTGACGGTGCGTGACAAACAGCCGCTGGAGCAGGCATTGCAGGGCTGTACTCATGCCTCGCTGGTGCCGACCCAGCTCTGGCGTCTACTTAACGGTGATGCTGAAGTGTCGTTAAAAGCGGTACTGCTGGGCGGCGCGGCTATCCCGGTTGCGCTCACCGAACAGGCCCGTCAGAACGGTATTCGCTGCTGGTGCGGCTATGGACTGACCGAGTTTGCTTCCACGGTATGCGCCAAAGAGGCCGACGGCCTGGCTGATGTCGGGCAGCCGCTGCCGGGACGCGAATTATGCATTGTTGATGGCGAAGTCTGGCTGCGGGCCGACAGCATGGCTGAAGGCTACTGGCGCGATGGGCAAATGGTTCCGCTGGTTAATGAGCACGGCTGGTTTGCCACTCGCGATCGCGGTAGGTTTGATAACGGCAAACTGACCATTTTCGGAAGAATGGATAATCTCTTTTTCAGCGGCGGGGAGGGCATTCAACCGGAAGAGGTGGAACGGGTCATTGGCGCTCATCCGCAGATTCAGCAGGTCTTTATTGTACCGCTTGATGATGTAGAGTTTGGCCAGCGGCCGGTGGCGGTGGTGGAGTGCAGCGAACACTGCGCCCCGGCAACCTTAGCAAGCTGGTGCGCTGATAAGCTGGCGCGTTTCCAGCAGCCGGTACGCTGGTTACCACTGCCCGAAACGCTAAAAACCGGCGGCATTAAAATTTCCCGCCGGGCGCTGCGTGACTGGGTAAACCAGCAGGCGAAACCGTAGTTCAGGAGCGCTGGACGTCGAGTAGCTGCTTTGTATGCCAGCGGCCCAGTAGCAAAACGGTAGTCAGTGCGCCAAGCAGGGCGCAGAACATATCCGATTGGGTATCCCAGGGATCGCCCTGGGTGCCAAGAAACTCATCCGCGCCTTGCCCCAGCGCCAGCGCTGCCCACCATTCAATCAGCTCATAGACGGCGCTGATCGCCAGCGCAATACAGCAGACCACGAAGGCGAGCATTTTGCGTCCGTGAACGTAGCCGCCGCGCAGCAAAATCTCCCTCGCCGCCAGCGCCGGGACCAGTCCCTGGAAAAAGTGTCCCAGCTTGTCGTAGGGGTTACGGCTCAGGTCAAGCCAGGCCTGAACATCAAAACCAATAGGCACTTTGGCATAAGTGTACATCCCGCCAACCATTAAAATAATGGCGTGGAAGAAGATCAGAATGTAGAGCAGCGGCGTTAGCGGATAGCGTGAGTGCGTCGCCAGCAGCAAAGGAACGAGGATGATAACCGGCGTAACTTCCATCAGCCAGGTGAGCTTATCTCCCGCGCTGATGCCGGTATAAATAAGAATCAGCAGAAGTGCCAGGGCCGCGAATTTGATTAACGAGCCGGAAACTGTGGTAGTCATAATATATCGCCAGAAGTTTAAAGACGTTACTATCAGATGGATACCGGGAAAATACAATATTGAACGTTAGCGGCACGGTTCTCCTGAGTTGTCTTCCGGGAAGGGACACAGCTTTTAGCTCTGAACAAGGAACATGGTTATAGCCAGAACCGGTGTTACAAAAAGAGAGTTGTGACTAACTGACAGGGACGCACGGTAATGAAAAACAAGTTCCGTATTCTCGCCTTTTTCTGCGTTTTGCTGGCGCAGCCTTTCAACGCCTGGAGCGTTGACGACCCTTTTTCCGGCCATATTCGCGAGGACGATCATCACTGGCGCGGGCAGAAAATTTGGCCGCAGGTGATTTACCGTTTTGACGCCTGGCGTTATATCGTGCTCGACAGAGGTAAGCTGGGACGACACGGGCGGGCACCGCGCTATTGTTCGGGAGTGATGTGGTATCTGGATACGCAACGGGATATTGTCTCGCGGATTGGCGATCTAAAGCCAAACGAATGGACGACCCCAGAGACGGAGCGTTCAGGCAGCGTGCCTTACGGGCAGGTCGCACCGGCATCGTTTCGCTATTTCCACGCGGCGCAGCAGTATGTCGTGGTGCCCAGAACCGGCTTGCCGCAAAAAATGGCCGACGGGCAGTTCCATTTTCGCCTGTATGGTTTCAACGTTTCAGTCGACCACGGTAAAACCTGGATGTTTACCCCTATTCGCCTGCCGCGATTAGCGGATGAACGCCCGCAGGAGGAGATGGCGATGACGGTGGTCAATAACCAGATCTATCTGCAGTTAAAAGAGGGGTATCTTGTCAGTTCAGACCTGTCTCGCGGCAGCAACTGGTCTTTTTACGATAATCAGCGCCAGAATAACTTGCTGCAGATCGATGAGTATCCCGGATGGGATGCGATGCGCTGTAGCGCGACCGCCCAGCTCAGCGGGCAGGAACGGCGCGAGTGGGACGATGCGCGCGCCAGAGTGCTAACCGCGGTGAACCCGTAGCCCCGGCCAGCAGCGCGGCCGGGGGGGGGAACGGAAGCCGCGATACACGCTGTTTCCCGGAGGCGATGCTGCGCATCTGTCCGGGCTACCAGACCGCAGACGTCACGGACCCGTAGCCCGGTCAGCGAAGCGCCACCGGGAAGATAGTGGATGCTGCAATGGCGTGCCTCGAGGCGCATTCTGTCAGCTTCCCGGAAGATCTCCTTTCGTCATCAACTGGCGCTTGCGCCAGTACTTCGCTAGTGGCGGAACCACGATAACCAGTACCGCCAGCAACAGCAGCGTTTTAGTCACCCCGCTTTGCCACAGAATCGCCATGTTGCCGTTGCTAATCGACAGCGCACGGCGAAGGTTCTGCTCCAGCATTTCCCCTAATACGAAACCTAAAATCAGTGGTGACATTGGAAAGTGCATTTTGCGCAGGATGTAGCCGAGTATGCCCAATCCAACCATCAGCAGCAGGTCGAAGGTGGTGCTGTGTACGGCGTAGACGCCAACCGCCGATACGGCGGCAATCGCCGGAACCAGAAACCACAGCGGAATGGTGAGCATGCGGGTAAAGAGGCCGATTAGCGGAATGTTCATAATCAGCAGCATCACGTTGGCGATCAGCAGCGCGGCGATCAGGCCCCAAACAATGTCCGGTTGCTCGGTAAACATCGCCGGTCCTGGGGTGATATTATATAAGGTCAGCGCGCCCATCATCACCGCAGTGGTCCCGGAACCAGGAACGCCGAGCGTGAGCATTGGAATAAACGATCCGCAGGCGGAGGCGTTATTCGCCGCTTCCGGTGCTGCCACGCCGCGAATATCGCCCTTGCCGAACGTATCGCTGTTGCCGCTGAGCTTTTTCTCGGTCATATAGGTGATGGCGCTGGCAATGGTTGCCCCCGCGCCCGGCAGGATCCCGACAAAGAAACCGACAACCGATGAGCGCAGCGTTGCCCCCATGCATTGACCCGCTTCTTTAGCGTTAAACAGCATGCGTCCGGTTTTCCGGACCAGTTTCTGCCCGCCGCTGGTGCTCTCCAGCATCAGCAAGATTTCCGAGACCGAAAAAAGACCAATCACTACCACGATAAACTGCACGCCATCGGAAAGATGAACGCTGTCGAAGGTGAAGCGGTAGACGCCAGTGTTGGCATCAACGCCCACCGTCGCCAGCCCTAAACCGATTAACGCGGCGAGGAACGACTTCAGCGGATTCTGCGCCATCATGCTGCCGAGGCAGGCGATGGCAAAAACCATCAGCGCGAAATATTCAGCCGGGCCGAACGCCAGCGACCACTGGGCCAACAGCGGGGCAAATAAAATCATACCGATGGTAGCAATCATTGATCCGACAAAGGAGCTAACGGCAGAGATAGATAGCGCCACGCCGCCGCGCCCCTGCTGCGCCATGGGATAACCGTCGATGGCGGTCATAATGGCGGCGGCATCGCCGGGCACGTTAAGCAGAATCGATGAAATGCGTCCGCCATATTCACAGCCAATATAGACCGTCGCTAGCAGAATAAGCGCCGACTCCGCAGGCAGGTGCAGGGCAAAAGCCAGCGGCAGTAAAATCGCTACGCCGTTAATTGGCCCCAGGCCCGGCAGCAGGCCGACAATGGTGCCCACAAAGCAGCCGATCAGCGCAATCATCAGGTTGCCTGGCGTCATGGCGACGGCAAAGCCCTGCGACAGATAAATCCAGATATCCATAAATTTCTCCGTTAACTCAACCAGACGCCGAGCGGCAGGGTGACATCAAGCAGGGCGTCAAAGACGTACCACAGCGTGATGCCCATGATGATGCCAGCAACGCCGGCCGCGGGCAGGGTCGCGCCAAACAGCAGGCCGAAAACGGCGGTCAGCAGCGCGGTTGACAGGGGGAACCCCAGCCACTCAAAGCCCCACGCATACACCACCAGTGCCACCACCATCGTCAATAGACGTTGTAAAACCAGACGCCCCGGCCATGTGATGACATCGGGCCGACGCAGGAGCAGCAGCACAGAACACAGCAGCATCAGGCCGATAATACCCACCGGGAAAGGGCGGGGGCCGACGGGTTCATAGGCGTACTCGCTGTGAATTTGCCAGGCGATAAACATTCCGCCCACGCAGAGCAGCAGCCATACTCCGGCAAAAATACGATCGCTCATCGCAACCTCCATTGATTATTTGGCCAGGCCAAAGGCTTTCGCCTGTTGGCGATAGTCTTCCACCTGTTTTTTGACGTAAGCGCCGAGCTCCTTGCCATTCACGTTGAACTCAAACAGGCCCCGGAGTTCGCGCTGCTTTTTAAACGCATCGGTCTGCTGCAATTTGCTGAACTCGTCCACCCACCACTGATAGTCGGCATCGCTGACTTTCGGGCCAACGAAGAAGCCGCGAATAATTGGCCAGACCAGATCGTAACCTTGCTCTTTGGCAGTGGGTACGTTGGCGAGCGCGCCTGGCAATCTTTCGCTGGAGAAGACCGCCAGCACGCGAATTTTATTGCCCTGGAGATAAGGCACCATTTCACTCAGATCGCCGGAGACCGCCTGCACATGATTGCCGAGCAGCGCGGTGACCGGCTCGCCGCCGCCTTCAAACGCCACGTAGCGCATGTTGTGTGGGTCGACGTTGGCTTTTTGCGCCAGCAGCGCCGCTTTCATCCAGTCCTGGCTGCCGATGGACGCGCCAGCACCGATGACAATGCTGGCGGGATTTTTTTCCATCGCCGCCATAAACGATGCCAGGTCTTTCCACGGGGAGTCAGTGCGCACGGCGATCATGCCGTAATCGGTGCCGACGCTGGCCAGCCAGCGGACATCATCGACGCCATAGCGACCAAACTTTCCCTGTGCCAGGTTGAGCAACGAGCCGCCGGAGAAGGCGACCACGGTACCAGGCTCGCCAGGGCGCTGGGCAACAATGGCGTTGTAGGCCACCGCGCCGACGCCGCCGGGCATATAAGTGACGCGCATTGGTTTTTGGATAGCGCCAGTTTCCATCAGACTGACCTGAATCAGCTTGCAGGTGAGATCGAAGCCGCCGCCGGGCTTGGCTGGGGCAATGCATTCGGTTCGGGATGGGACCTCAGCGGCCCAAGCAGAGGCGGTACAAAGGCATAATGCGATGGCACTAACGTGGCGAAGGAATGGGATATTCATAGGCTTCCTCAGTCAGATACAGAGACGTTTTTTTTGATTATGTGAACCGACATGTAGTTATTCAGTTGCGTGATTGTTAAAACAACTACCTTTCATTTCCCTTTCAATGCGCCAGCAACTTTACAGGATGTGATATGCGTCTCTTATTGGCTGAAGATAACCGTGAGCTGGCTCACTGGCTGGAAAAAGCGCTGGTACAGAGTGGATTTGCCGTGGACTGCGTACTTGACGGACGGGCGGCTGACCATCTGCTGCAAAGCGAAAAATATGCGCTGGCGGTGCTGGATATTGGTATGCCGGGGTTCGATGGGCTGGAAGTGGTGCAGCGTCTGCGAAAACGTGGACAGACGCTTCCCGTTTTGCTGCTGACCGCCCGCAGCGCGGTGGCGGATCGGGTAAAAGGACTGAACGTGGGAGCCGATGACTATTTGCCGAAACCTTTTGAGCTTGAAGAACTGGATGCCAGGCTGCGGGCGCTGCTGCGGCGTAGCGAGGGGCAAGTGCACGAGATCCAGCAGATCGGCGAACTGGAATATCGTGATGAAGGCTATTTTTTGCTGCGTGGGCAGATGCTGTCGCTGACCCCGCGTGAACTGGCTTTGCTGACGGTGCTGATGTTTCGCCGCACGCGCCCGGTATCACGCCAGCAGCTTTTCGAGCAGGTTTTCAGCCTGAGCGACGACGTTAGCCCGGAAAGTATCGAGTTGTATATTCATCGTTTACGGAAAAAGCTTCAGGAGAGCAACGTGCGGATCACAACGCTGCGTGGTCTGGGTTACGTACTGGAGCTTGCTGATGAGGTGGGGTAAACCGCAATCGTTATTTGCTCAACTGCTGCTGTTTCTCGGCCTGCCGCTGGTTTTACTGTGGGGGCTTTCGGCCTTCAATAGCTACGTCAGTGCGCTACAGGCGGCGACGCAGGCGTACGATCGTACGCTGCTCTCATCTGCGCGAACCGTAGCTGAACGCCTGGTGGTGCGCCACGGTAAGCTTGAGGTGAATGTGCCGTGGGTGGTGCTGGATAGCTTTGAACTGAATATGAACGATCGGCTGTATTATAAGGTTCTTGACCCTGAGGGGCAGGTGATTTCCGGGTTTGATGATCTTCCGGCGATGCCGCCATCGACCTCTCGCACCGCTCTCTATCCCGCGCTGGCGTGGTTTTATCATACCGAGTATCGCGGGCAGGCCATTCGCGTAGCGCGTCTGCTACAGCCGGTTAATGAGGCGGGAATTGTCGGGATGGCGGAAATCTATATCGCTGAAACGCTGCAATCACGGCGTTGGCTGGCGGGACAGCTTCTATTCTCGTCGTGGATATCGCAGGGGCTGTTGGTGCTATTGACCTTGCTGCTCACCGGTTGGCTGCTGCGCCGCGTTCTGCGGCCAATGCGTCGGCTTTCGGCGCTGATGGTGCGCCGCGAACCCGGTCTGCTGACGCCGTTACCGGAGCTGCTGCCGTGGTCGGAAACCCGTTTGCTAATTGTCGCTTTTAATCGCTATATCGACCGTCTCCGGGTGATGATTGCCCGCCAGGAGCGCTTTAGCGCCGACGCTTCTCATCAACTTAAAACCCCGCTGGCGGTGCTGAAAACCCAGGCGTCGGTGGCGCTGGGCAGTGATGATCCTAAACTTTGGCGGGAGAGCCTGACGGCGATGAGTAACACTCTGGACGGTACGATTCTATTAACAGAGCGCTTGTTGCAACTGGCGACCATCAAAAGTAAAGAGCAGGGGGAACATGCCTTCCCGTCGGTCGATCTTCATGAGATTGTTCAGAACAGCTGTTTTTCCCGACTTGTGCAGGCGCGGAGTAAAGCTATCGATCTTGGTTATGAGGGCGAACCATCGGCGGTGATGATAGCCGGAGATTACGTGCTGTTGAGCGAGCTGTGTGCGAATCTGCTGGATAACGCAATTCGCTATACGCCTCCGGGAGGGACAGTCACGCTAAGCCTGCATTACGATGGGAACGTGGTACTGCTGGACGTTGAGGATAGCGGGCCGGGGATTGACAATACGCAGATTCAGCAGGCGCTGATGCCGTTTCATCGCCTGGAAAACGTCGGTGATAACCCCGGCGTGGGGCTTGGACTCGCGCTAGTCAGCGATATTGCGCGCCTGCACCGCAGCCATCCGCAGCTGCTGCGCAGCGAAACGTTGGGCGGGCTGAAGGTCAGGCTGCGCTTCTTGAGCATTCGTTTAGAGTAAGCCTTTCAGACTCAGCGTCTTACGGGTCGCTACGTTCAAATCATAATGGGGAAGATCTTCCGGCTTCACCCACGCATAATCCTGAAACTCTTCGTTGATCGTCACTTCGCGGTTGGCGCTAACGCAATCGAAAATCAGGTAGATCATATAAATTTCTTCCAGGCGGCCATCAGCATAGGTTTTAACCCGGATATCGTCGCTAAAGGTCCATGGCGTAATTTTGGTTAGCTGTAGTTTTTCGCCCAGCTCTTCGCGAACCTCTCGTCGCAGAGCCTCTTCGATACGTTCGCCAGGTTCCACGCCGCCGCCGGAGAGCGCCCACTGGCCGGGAAATACGCCGCGGTCGTCAGCCATTTTGCACAGCAGGTAGTGACCTTCATTTTGAATAAGCGGGCAGACGATAGTCCTTTGACGCATGGTTTTTCCTTAATGATGACGTGGGTAAACATTGAGATAGCCCAGTTTGCGAGTCGACTCGGCAAACAGCAAGCGAAAACGCGCGGCGGAAGCGAGAGGTGATAGGGTGGCCGCAAGTTTATTGATCAGAGGCCATCATGGAACCGATAGCAAGCCACTCACCGCATGATGCGGTTTTTAAACATATTTTGTCCCATCGGGCAACGGCGCGCGATTTTTTACTTATTCATTTGCCGAAGCATCTCATTGGTCATTCCCCTGCTTTTTTATCACGGCAAGACCAGCCCCTGTCCGCACTCAAGGCGTTGGCTGGACGGTTTTTCACAGCCTGAGGTGGCTGAGAGGTTATATAGCCAGAATTTTCAACTGGTGGATATTACGACGATCCCGGATGAGCAGCTCATACAGCACCGACGAGTCGCCATGCTGGAGCTGCTACAAAAACATATCCGGCAGCGGGATATGATGGACATTTCTGAGCAACTGGTCAGCATATTGTCGTTGGGATACACTAACCGTCGGCAGTTTAAAACGTTGCTGAATTATATGCTTCAGGCGGGTAACGCCGCCGATCCCGTGGCCTTTTTACGCAAATTAGCGCTAAAGGTACCGCTTAAGCCGCATAAGGAGACGCTAATGAATATTGCTCAGTTTCTGGAAGAGCGTGGCCGCAAACAGGGAGTCCTTCAGGGAATGAAGGCGGGAATAGAAAAGGGTCGTCGTAAGGGCTGGCAGGAAGGTCGGCAAGAAGGCCGGGGTGAAGGGCTGCAGGAGGCGGCAGAACGTATTGCCCGGGCGATGCTGGAGGATGGGCAGGAGCCGTCTCAGGTCGCAAAGCTGACCGGTTTGTCACTGCGGCAGCTTGATAAACTCCGCTATTAATTCTCCTTCATACCAGATTCATGCCAGAGAAAACGGCAGCCTTAGCAGCTACCGCGAAGGTTTATTTAGCCTCTTTTAACGCTTTCAATGCCGCCGCTACGCCCGCGCCGTAGTCGGGATGGACTTCGCTGAAAAGTCCAATCTGTCGTTGCTGAATAAATTCGGGGATATCCCGCATATCACCGGCTATCCGCTGAAACATACGCTGATGCTCATCTTCGCTTAATAGCTCAAACAGCTTGCGCGGCTGGCTAAAGTAGTCGCCATCTTCCCGATGATCCCAGTGAGCGGCCGCGCCTTCAAGGCTTAACGGCGGCTCGCTAAAGTCCGGCTGCTCCTGAAAGACGCCAAAGCTGTTGGGCTCGTAGGTCGCGCCGTTGCCGCTATTGCCATCTACGCGCATTGCACCGTCGCGGTGATAGTTATGGAACGGACAGCGTGGCGCATTCACCGGGATCTGATGATGATTAACCCCTAAACGATAACGCTGAGTGTCGCCATAGGAGAACAGTCGTCCTTGCAGCATACGGTCCGGAGAGAAACTTACCCCGGGCACCACGTTCGCCGGGTTCATGGCGACCTGCTCAACTTCTGCGAAGTAGTTGTCCGGGTTACGGTTTAGCTCCAGTACCCCAACTTCAATTAGCGGATAATCGCTATGCGGCCATATTTTGGTCAGGTCAAATGGGTTATAAGGGACCTGACTGGCCTCCGCTTCCGGCATTATCTGCACGTAGAAGGTCCAGCGCGGAAAATCGCCTTTTTCAATTGACTCATAGAGATCGCGCTGAGAGCTTTCGCGGTCTTCAGCCACCAGGCGTTTGGCCTCATTATCCATCAGATTGGCGATCCCCTGCTGGGATTTGAAGTGGAACTTCACCCAAAAACGCTCGTTGTCGGCATTGATAAAGCTGAACGCGTGGCTACCGAAGCCGTGCATATGACGATAAGAACGCGGGATGCCACGGTCGCTGAAATCAATCGTTAACTGATGCAGCGTTTCCGGTAGCAGGGAGAAAAAGTCCCATTTCCAGGTAGGGTTACGAAGATTAGTGCGCGGATCGCGCTTCACGACGTGATTGAGATCCGGGAATTTTAGCGGGTCGCGAAGGTAGAAAATCGGCGTGTTGTTGCCCACCAGATCCCAGTTACCCTCTTCGGTATAGAACTTAATGGAAAAGCCGCGAATATCGCGCTCGGCGTCAGCGGCGCCGCGCTCTCCGGCGACGGTCGAGAAGCGTAGAAACAGGTCGGTGGTTTTGCCAATTTCGGCGAACAGTTTTGCGCGCGTATAGCGAGTGATATCGTGGGTGACGGTTAGTTTACCGTAAGCGCCGGAACCTTTTGCGTGCATACGGCGTTCCGGGATAACTTCCCGGTCAAAGTGGGCCAGTTTTTCAAGAAACCAGACATCCTGCAGCAGCATGGGGCCGCGTGGGCCCGCGGTGGCGACATTATTGTTATCGACAACCGGCGCGCCGGATCCCGTCGTTAATCCTTTCTTGCTCATCTTTATCTCCTGACAAAGTTTTATGTAACTTATTCATTTCCCTGAAGGGACGAAATAAGCTGAGCGCTATTTGTAGAATAAATAGTCAGTGCGGGCAATCTGGCTCTGGCTATCGATTTGATATCCGCGACTGTTGGCAAATATTCGGTAGCAACTGGTTACAATCACAATGGTAAAGGTCACTTTAGCGCATTGATTCCTTAGCATTCAGCAGTACAATTTCGCGGTTTTTCGGGACTTTTAAATTCTTGTTTTCTGGATAGAGTAAAAATGAAAAAAAGCATATTTTTGGCCCTCGCTGGCATGATGTTCGTCTCGACGGCGGCAAATGCGATCAGCGTCAGCGGGCAGGCCGGTGAGCACTACACCAATCTTGGTGTTGGTTTTGGTACGGAATCTACAGGTCTGGCAGTGACCGGCAACTGGCTGCACAACGATGATGATGGTGATGCGGCAGGCCTGGGACTGGGTCTGAACATCCCTCTGGGGCCATTCCTCGCAACCGTCGGCGGCAAGGGCGTTTACACCAACCCGAAGGCTGGTGATGAAGGCTACGCGGCGGCGGTTGGCGGTGGCCTGCAGTGGAAAATCGGCGACAGCTTCCGTCTGTTTGGCGAATATTATTACTCCCCGGATTCACTCTCCAGCGGTATCGACAGCTATCAGGAAGCCAATGCTGGTGCGCGCTTTACCATTATGCGTCCTCTGAGCATTGAAGCTGGTTATCGTTACCTCAACCTTGCAGGTAAAGAAGGTAACCGCGATAACACCGTTGCGGACGGTCCTTACGTCGGTGTCAACGCCAGCTTCTGATTCCTCCCGGGCGTGGTATTCTGCCGCGCCTGATTTTCAGTCATTCTCTCAGCCGCTTTGCGCTATAGTATTCCGACTTATCAGGCTGGAGTTCACAATGCTAAACGTGGAAATGCTGTCCACCGGCGACGAAGTGCTGCATGGGCAAATCGTCGATACTAATGCCGCGTGGCTGGCGGATTTCTTTTTTAATCAAGGATTACCCTTAAAGCGTCGCAATACCGTGGGCGACAATCTTGACGCTCTGGTGGCGATTTTACGCGAGCGTAGCGAGCACGCCGACGTGCTGATCGTTAACGGCGGTCTGGGGCCAACCAGCGACGATCTCAGCGCGCTGGCTGCGGCAACGGCCAAAGGCGAAGGGTTGATTTTGCACGAAGAGTGGCTGGATATGATGACGCGCTTTTTTGCCGAGCGCGGAAGGCCAATGGCCGCCAGCAACCGTAAACAGGCGGAAATTCCGCAAAGCGCCGAGATGATCAATAACCCGGTCGGGACCGCTTGCGGTTTCGCCGTGCAGCTCAATCGCTGCCTGATGTTTTTCACTCCTGGCGTGCCTTCGGAATTCAAAGTGATGATTGAGCAGGAAATCTTACCGCGCTTGCGCGAACGTTTCCCGCTGCCGGCTCCACCGCTGTGTCTGCGTTTGACCACCTTTGGTCGCTCGGAGAGCGAGCTGGCGCAGAGCCTTGACCACCTTCAACTGCCGCCGGGCGTGGTGATGGGCTATCGCTCCTCAATGCCGATTATTGAACTCAAGCTAACCGGGCCTTCTGAGCAGCGCGAAGCGATGCTGGCGCTGTGGCCGGAAGTACAGAAAGTGGCCGGGGAAAGCGTGATCTTTGAAGGCACTGAAGGTCTACCGGCGCAGATTGCCCGTCGCCTGCAAGAGCGCCAGCTGAGCCTGACGCTAAGCGAACAGTTTACCGGCGGCCTGCTGGCGCTACAGCTTTCACGCGTTAACGCACCGCTGCTGGCGAGCGAAGTGATTCCGGCACAGGAAGAGACGTTAGCGCAGGCGGCGCGCTGGGCGGCTGAGCGTCGCGAAAAACACTTTGCCGGTCTGGCGCTGGCGGTCAGCGGTCAGGAGAGCGATCACCTGAACTTTGCGCTCTCAACGCCGGAAGGCACTCACGCGCTGCGGGTGAAATTTAGTACCAATCGTCACAGCGTGCAGGTGCGTCAGGAAGTCTGCGCGATGATGGCCCTGAATATGCTGCGTCGTTGGCTGAACGGTGAGCCGATAGCCGGTGAACATGGCTGGATTAACGTCGTCGAGTCCCTTTCAGTTTAAGTCGTCCCTGGCGTCGGGATCTTCTCCCGGCGCTGTATTTAGTCCAATCTGCTGTACTTCGTTTTAAATATTCTGTGCGTCATCTCCCATTTTTATACCTCTGAATGTCCACTCTTCTGGAATCGCCCCGGCATTTGAAGTTGCTCACAATTTACTTCCCCGACAACCGTAACACTGATTCCAGTATTCAGGATTGGAGTCCAGTATGTTGGAATCAAGCAAAGTCCCGGCGCTGACCCGCGCCATTGATATTCTCAATTTGATCGCCCGCATCGGCCCCTGTAGCGCGGCGACCATTATTGACGAACTGGGTATTCCGAAAAGCACTGCCTATCTGCTGTTAGGTGAGCTGAGAAAACAGCGCTTTCTTAGCATGGATAATC is part of the Klebsiella huaxiensis genome and encodes:
- a CDS encoding sensor histidine kinase, which encodes MRWGKPQSLFAQLLLFLGLPLVLLWGLSAFNSYVSALQAATQAYDRTLLSSARTVAERLVVRHGKLEVNVPWVVLDSFELNMNDRLYYKVLDPEGQVISGFDDLPAMPPSTSRTALYPALAWFYHTEYRGQAIRVARLLQPVNEAGIVGMAEIYIAETLQSRRWLAGQLLFSSWISQGLLVLLTLLLTGWLLRRVLRPMRRLSALMVRREPGLLTPLPELLPWSETRLLIVAFNRYIDRLRVMIARQERFSADASHQLKTPLAVLKTQASVALGSDDPKLWRESLTAMSNTLDGTILLTERLLQLATIKSKEQGEHAFPSVDLHEIVQNSCFSRLVQARSKAIDLGYEGEPSAVMIAGDYVLLSELCANLLDNAIRYTPPGGTVTLSLHYDGNVVLLDVEDSGPGIDNTQIQQALMPFHRLENVGDNPGVGLGLALVSDIARLHRSHPQLLRSETLGGLKVRLRFLSIRLE
- the nudI gene encoding nucleoside triphosphatase NudI, yielding MRQRTIVCPLIQNEGHYLLCKMADDRGVFPGQWALSGGGVEPGERIEEALRREVREELGEKLQLTKITPWTFSDDIRVKTYADGRLEEIYMIYLIFDCVSANREVTINEEFQDYAWVKPEDLPHYDLNVATRKTLSLKGLL
- a CDS encoding catalase, translated to MSKKGLTTGSGAPVVDNNNVATAGPRGPMLLQDVWFLEKLAHFDREVIPERRMHAKGSGAYGKLTVTHDITRYTRAKLFAEIGKTTDLFLRFSTVAGERGAADAERDIRGFSIKFYTEEGNWDLVGNNTPIFYLRDPLKFPDLNHVVKRDPRTNLRNPTWKWDFFSLLPETLHQLTIDFSDRGIPRSYRHMHGFGSHAFSFINADNERFWVKFHFKSQQGIANLMDNEAKRLVAEDRESSQRDLYESIEKGDFPRWTFYVQIMPEAEASQVPYNPFDLTKIWPHSDYPLIEVGVLELNRNPDNYFAEVEQVAMNPANVVPGVSFSPDRMLQGRLFSYGDTQRYRLGVNHHQIPVNAPRCPFHNYHRDGAMRVDGNSGNGATYEPNSFGVFQEQPDFSEPPLSLEGAAAHWDHREDGDYFSQPRKLFELLSEDEHQRMFQRIAGDMRDIPEFIQQRQIGLFSEVHPDYGAGVAAALKALKEAK
- a CDS encoding YfaZ family outer membrane protein gives rise to the protein MKKSIFLALAGMMFVSTAANAISVSGQAGEHYTNLGVGFGTESTGLAVTGNWLHNDDDGDAAGLGLGLNIPLGPFLATVGGKGVYTNPKAGDEGYAAAVGGGLQWKIGDSFRLFGEYYYSPDSLSSGIDSYQEANAGARFTIMRPLSIEAGYRYLNLAGKEGNRDNTVADGPYVGVNASF
- a CDS encoding nicotinamide mononucleotide deamidase-related protein YfaY, with the translated sequence MLNVEMLSTGDEVLHGQIVDTNAAWLADFFFNQGLPLKRRNTVGDNLDALVAILRERSEHADVLIVNGGLGPTSDDLSALAAATAKGEGLILHEEWLDMMTRFFAERGRPMAASNRKQAEIPQSAEMINNPVGTACGFAVQLNRCLMFFTPGVPSEFKVMIEQEILPRLRERFPLPAPPLCLRLTTFGRSESELAQSLDHLQLPPGVVMGYRSSMPIIELKLTGPSEQREAMLALWPEVQKVAGESVIFEGTEGLPAQIARRLQERQLSLTLSEQFTGGLLALQLSRVNAPLLASEVIPAQEETLAQAARWAAERREKHFAGLALAVSGQESDHLNFALSTPEGTHALRVKFSTNRHSVQVRQEVCAMMALNMLRRWLNGEPIAGEHGWINVVESLSV